The Primulina eburnea isolate SZY01 chromosome 6, ASM2296580v1, whole genome shotgun sequence genome contains a region encoding:
- the LOC140834237 gene encoding uncharacterized protein gives MSSLAAARADNFYYPPEWDPKKGGLNKFHGQHALRERARKIDQGILIIRFEMPFNIWCGGCESMIAKGVRFNAEKKQVGNYYSTKIWSFSMKSACCRHEIVIQTDPKSCEYVIISGARKKIEEYDAEDAETLVLPVEDDKNKLADPFYRLEHQEKDMKKKKEAEPVLVRLQRVSDAMHSDDYSLNKSLRAKLRDQKKRVAEEEASSRKSGFGLRLLPRSEEDAAAASRVKFATKFEKNRKNKRALIQAASIFSGPSSSSESDKRRLELEAKRRKINASSVSKLLVGGFKPSSWAQGPPGKFTSR, from the exons ATG TCATCTCTTGCAGCTGCAAGGGCAGATAATTTTTACTACCCACCGGAATGGGATCCAAAAAAG GGTGGGCTGAACAAATTTCATGGTCAACATGCTTTGAGGGAGAGAGCAAGAAAAATCGATCAAGGCATCTTGATAATAAG GTTTGAGATGCCTTTTAATATATGGTGTGGTGGATGTGAGTCCATGATTGCAAAAGGTGTGCGGTTCAATGCTGAGAAAAAACAAGTGGGAAATTATTATTCTACAAAG ATATGGAGCTTTTCAATGAAGTCTGCATGCTGCAGACATGAGATTGTCATTCAAACAGATCCGAAAAGTTGCGAGTATGTGATTATTAGTGGAGCTCGAAAAAAGATCGAGGAATATGATGCTGAAGATGCTGAAACTTTGGTGCTGCCAGTGGAAGATG ATAAGAACAAGCTGGCAGATCCCTTTTACCGTCTGGAGCACCAGGAGAAagatatgaagaagaagaaagaagcTGAGCCAGTACTGGTGCGTCTTCAGCGAGTTTCAGATGCCATGCATTCAGACGATTATTCCTTGAACAAATCACTGCGAGCCAAACTTAGGGATCAAAAGAAAAGAGTGGCTGAAGAAGAAGCTAGTTCTAGGAAATCCGGATTTGGTTTAAGACTTCTTCCTCGTTCTGAAGAGGATGCCGCGGCTGCATCACGTGTTAAATTTGCTACCAAGTTTGAAAAGAATAGAAAAAACAAAAGGGCACTAATTCAAGCCGCCTCAATTTTTTCTGGACCATCCAGTTCTTCGGAGTCTGATAAAAGACGCTTGGAGCTGGAAGCTAAAAGGAGGAAGATAAATGCGTCATCCGTGTCAAAATTGTTAGTTGGAGGATTCAAGCCATCATCATGGGCTCAGGGTCCTCCTGGTAAGTTTACCAGCCGTTGA